CTGTGGGTCAGAATCACTCTTAACCAGATGGGGATTGCCCAGAGCGTGTGCGGTGGCTTCATGTGTCACCTTGCCTCGTGTCCTGTCATACGCTATATAATCCCCAGGAGGAGGACTCGGCTCCCCCACGACCACCCCTACCCCAATCCTATGAGCCAAACCCCCCCGCGGTGCCCCCTCCTCCCTCACGTGCCAGCGTGCGCTCTTCATCACTCCACAGGCCGGAGGACAGGAAGGCCAGTCACAGGAATGGCGCTCACAGCGTAAGCTCGTTGACCTCCCGGTTACCCCCCCCGCCATCAGCTGTGTCATCACATGTCATTGTGATGgtttcaacttttattttgatggaCGTCTCATGTGATCGTATTCctccatctttatttttcagtgaGTTGGATGCCTCAGCCGTGTATTTTTTCCCTTCTCTTTTAAGTTGGATTGCCTCGTCTTGCTTTTCTCTGTGTTTATGAggccattttattttgttttgtggtgTGGTTTGTCCTTGGATACAGAATGAACTTTGTCTGCATTTAGATGCATCTGCCTgtccacttctttttttttcgtttGGTTAGGAAACTGTTGAACTCAGTTTTCATGGAAGATTTTCCTTTAAGCCAGTTTAATataagtacatttatttttcattcatgttttaagattgtgatgtttttaaacccaagtgggtttttgtttttctgtctttgaagcattttattaaaaaaaaaaaaagttcttaaaaGATGGATTTCTCAGTTTGGAACCAATCTCACTATAACTGTAAATTAGCACCtccctgttgtgtgtgtgtgtgtgtgtgtgtgtgtattgaacTCTTCTGTTGTTTCTCATTGGCAGGGCCCAGACTACAGGCTGTACAAGAGCGAACCAGAGCTCACCACAGTGACCGAGGTGGACGAGAGCAACGGAGAGGACAGATCTGAACACCCAGCTGAACATTCTGGAAATAAAGGTCTGACAGAGACCAAATTTTTCCGTGTTATTAAGTATATTGGGGATTCTGATTATTGTTCGCACTAAaagaacacatttcatttgagtGAATTTATACTCTgatgtttatatttaaaatggcATTTAGACAGACATTACTTAAACTTATGGTCAGTCTACAGTGCCACAGCCATTTATTAATCTCCAAACAAAATAGGAATGGCCAAAGTGATGGGCTAACTCCTCTAGCTCTATTCCTTACATTCAGTACAGACATAATAAGACTAATAATAGGCTCTACTTCTATCACAATGTAAAGATAAATCCTAGTCACTGACTGTTGTGTTTATAAAGGTGAGTGGTCTGCCACTGAACCAGCTTCttgtgtttttgggttttttcccccccttacCAGGAATGTCCTACCCAGTTGGAATCGTCCCACCCAGAACCAAATCCCCAGTGCCCGAGTCTTCCTGCATAGCTTCATATGTAACATTAAGAAAGAGCAAGAAGCCCGACCTCAGAATGGTGAGTCCCCCAAACCTTAATGTTAACTGATCTGGGACActtttaattgtaattaaaaCTGGACTTTTAACACGCGTTAACCTTTAGCACCACCAGATTCGGCTACATGACGTGACCCTTAAAAAGCTCACTATAAAATGTAAGAGCTAAACTGTTTAGCACTTAATTTCACACAGCAGTAAAGATAACAATGAACAAATACTTTCTGctcttgtgttttcatttgttattttgcGCCTCCTGCAGGGAGCAGCGAACTGTCCACATCACATTCCCCTTTTTAGTTTCCAGTTTTGTTCATTAGACTATTTGAGAGCTGGTGCATGGCTCATGACTCCAGATGTTAAAACCAGGCTGTCATAAAATACATGCAATATTTGTTCTGTGTAGTTTCCAGccttaaatatacagtacactaaTTTCATCAGTGCATCACACTTTAGGGTGTTTCTGCTTTTAGTGTGTCTGATGTGCTTGTGTTCAATTAAAATGAGTTATATAAATGAGCCTATGTGGAATCTGATAAATCAGCTGTGCATGAACACATTAATGACTTCCCCATTGGCCATGCAGCTCATTATGCTGGTTGTTTGgttgtgagagtgtgtgtcggGACTGTAGGGTTCAGCAGGACCCTGGGATATCAGCCTTTTGTACAATCTGCACACTCCGACTCTGGACTGAATCCAGATATGCCAACCCCTCCAGCACAGCACAAATGTCTCCATTATTCACTTCACATCATTAGCTTCTCCTGCTCAGAAATTAAAAACTACCCAGCATGCCtgcacatccagcaggttcttTCCACATGTTTTCTGCAGTTCTTTCCAATCTTTACTGCAGTTATTATTTCAGACCTGACTGAAGATGCATGCAGCATCACCAGAGAACATGTGATTATCCTACCGGGTCTAATGTGGACCGTTTTAAGCACAGCTGGTGAACGCTGCGGCACGAGATCTGACCCAACTACATCATGTGTGACATAGGTACTACAccattattaattaatatttatgcgtgtgtgtctgtgttcctCTGACTAGCATGATCGTCCACGCAGTGcagtggagcagcagctgtgtgCTGCAGAGAGCGGCCGGGCCAGAATGAGcgtggaggagcagctggagaggATCCGGCGCCACCAGCAGGGTGCCctgagggagaaaaagaaaggccTTGGCATGCGGGGTGGCAGCCAAGAGAACACACCCTCTCGGCACTCAGTTGCACAAGAAAACCATTTTCGCAGCATGCAGGTATTGTGATGATAGAGATGCTAAGGAAGCACTTCAGTTCAGAACAGGATGAAAACAACCTCTGAGATATAAGTTATAATAtctaatgtttgtgtgttttgctgtgttttctAGTCTCAAATGAGGCGCAGAGATGAGGTGATCAGCTGTGACATCCAGGCGTTGGAGGCTTCTCTCCGGCAGCAGGAGGTGGTGAGGGAGCAGGAGACGCCTGCCGAGGAAATCGCTCGCCTCAAAGAAGCCTCTCAGGCTGACCACTTAAATATGGACCGAGAGGTTAGAATGTCTTTTTCATTAAGCAGAGGGGGATCATTTGGGGAGATGCTTAGTGACAGCACTTTACTAAAGCCTTggcagaaaatgtgtttttgaaatagACAATTTAAAAACCTGACATAATTACATGGAAGGTAACAGTAAGTTGTGGACTTATTTGAGttgtgcctttttaaaaaagagaaaaaagatccATGAGCTTAGGTTAATAGTGAAATACTTCATTTGTAGAAATCAGTCTAAAAAATGCAAATTGGCGAACACTACAAGGAAAGGATTTAAAAAACACCAAACGGAACACGACCCGTCGTCGCGAAACTATTCTCGGACAATTGAGCTCaaggtccttttttttttcttcaattcagAATTAACAGGCTCAATAAATGCTTTACTGTTTGCATTCCTAACAGATCTCTGCAAGCTGTAGTGTTTCTTACTCAGGGGCAAAGCCTTTGGTAGTGAAGAACATGCCTCCCTGTATTGTGGGTCATGACAGAGAAGAGCagctgttatttatttcattttttaactgtaaaaatttaactgtttttgttttattttattttattattggatATTATTGTGAAGGGTTCAATGTGATGTGTACCCTTCTGTTCTGTGTCGTCAGCTCTCTATTCCTGACAAAGTGCTGATTCCTGAACGTTATGTCGAGTCAGATCCCGAGGAGGCTTTGAGCCCCGAACAGGAGGCTGATAAGCAGAGGAAAGTCGATCGCATCAAAGCCCTTATCGTCAAGAATAGGTAAACGCACCGCTCTGCTGAGCCGTTGTCAGTTAAATGTCGTTAGCAAGGACAGGAATCCTTTGGTGGAAGGTCTGTCTTTGCAGGTGAGTGCTGATTTTTCCCAGCAGGTCATGTGTGAAAGGTTTTtagaaatgagaaataaatctgGGGTTACGGCAGGTCAGCATCATCATACATGGCTCCAACACAACCATTCCAGCCTGCCCATGCAAATCAGTGCCTTGGATGTGCACAAATGTGTTGAGCcacagtgacatttatttctaaatgtcAGCCTTGTTGAATTAATTTATGATATCTTGTCTGCCCCTTAGGCCGTTTGTGTTATTTCAAATACTGATGCTTTATTCCATATATTAAGAGACCATCTGATTTTTGTTTGCTCCCAGCATGCAGAATGTGATTCCCAGTATGACTCTAAACCCAGAGGAGGACGCTGAGGAGGAGGTGACCATACAAGAAAAGGAGAAGATGATTAACATCTCCTATGAGCTGGCGGCAGAGGCCTCCAAACGCAGCAAGCTGGTAGCAGGTACGTCtccagagaggtggaggagttgGATTGCTGGAAGAtcacacattttctttaattgCACTTAAACTGCAGCTTCTTCCATTCTTTGTATTCAGCGTTGGTagtttcttcattcatttcattgacTTCAGTCATGATTGTCTGAATTTTGGGTCATAAGTCATTAGTTGttgtgaattattatttatgtgcCTGGTGTCTGCTCAACATGTTGCTCTGTTTCATTGCAGTGAAAAGCCTGTCGCCCCCTTCCTCACCCCTTCAGTCTCCTAACACACCCCCTCAACTCACTGATGGGTCtcacttcatgtgtgtgtagTAGCACCAGTAAGGGCTTTCATCAACCTGTTCTGTCCATACTCATAATGCTGTATTGTTTATGTTGTGAgtgttgtttgtgcatgtaGAAATGAAGGGATTGACCAAATGTACTGAAAGGGGAATGATTTTGTTTAAAGTCAGTGTCTCTGTAGCTGCTGTTCTCAATCTAATGTTGCTGTAGAGGCATTATATTGTCATATTTGTTGTCctgtaaatataatataatatataatataatcgTCCTTGTCTTCCTGCAGCACAAGCCCTGGCCTCAGTAAAAACCTACACATGAAGGAATCAGCATTTGAGGTATAAACATACCTCAGACTTCTCCAAGAATGTCAGCACAAGGCCATAACTAGTAGAGAGAAACTGCCCGTTCTGTACTCGGGGCTCTTACCTTCGGACTCCTGTCCCCTCACTGTGACATCTAAAGCTCATACACCACCAATGATGCTTTTTCTGTGtgatatttctgtgttgttgCCACTCCTGAAGGTGTCACACTCTCCTCTGCCTTGTGAGACAATGTAGCTTGATACTCTTTCCATTGCAGttccattttcagtttttacagGACTTTtaaggttttttaaaattatttatatggtTTTAATAGGTTATTGCTTGGTTCTTACTAGGTACTTGCTTGTGTTTGATTAATGGCCATGAATTTTCATTCAAAATTAGCCAAAAGGTTTCAAACCtacaatttcatgtttttggttcAGGTAAGTCTTCTTTAAGTCTCCTAAATTCTTATTCAGACATCAAATATAACGTAAGCTaactattaattttttttagcaagttattgtaaaaaaaaaaaaaatagtgaatgAAACAGCTGggaatttaaatatatagaCACCTCCCTTATAATTAAAAGCTTGGCCACTTTATTGTTACAGAGTacgaatattttcattttccaggttgtaattatttaaaaatgggATATTCCGATGTCCCTGTCGCATAGACACATATGTGAATGTTCTTGCTTTAGTCactcttgtctttttttattgattggCAATATATTTAAACagagagaatgaaaacaaaaatcatatTTTGATGCTATTTTATGACACCTTGGTTTGAAGTGTTGGAACCAAAAAATTAGCACAtgtaaaaagcaataaaaatgtttatggatcatgattttttttttatgtacaaaGTGTAATTATCAGAGGTTTActgtgtatataatgtacatggTACAGCAGGATGGGATGATGTGTCCACCATATGGATGCATACTAGATTTGTTTTGCAATTGTTCATATTCCATCTGTTTTATATCACGTTAAATAAATGTCTCTCTTCTTAAACGCTTGGATTATGTTCTTTATCACACTTTTACACATTTCTAGTGGACATGGAGATAACTAAAGCCATGTTCTTGCATTAGTAGCAGTCATAAGTGTTTAATGATGGTACATTTCCCCAATCCCTCAGTTGGAACGACATCCATCTTAATTTAGAGCTGTGGCTCCCTCTTGTGGTCACAGTGGTGTCACAGACGATACCTTTCAAATTAAGGGACGACGTCGATAGACTAGCTTAAATTCATTCGAGTCACTTTCATCCTCTTAATTTGAAAGTTCTTACCGTTTCTGTGTGAATCTGAAAGCAATTATCTCGATTAAAGCGTCTCGACCTGGTTTTGACGCGAATACAATTTAAAAGACCATCacatggaaagatgaaacatcCGCGTCAGATTCTCCTCGTGCGTTgattgaccaatcagagagcagatgGTGTGGCGTGACCCCGCCCTTCGTCTGCAGTCAAGTGTTTGACTGCCACGGTTAAATTTCAACGCGTTAAGCGTCCGGCGGTTCGCTCGCCACCGAAATGGCTTCTGTGGCGACGGAAGAAATATCCGTACCGAGCGTAGAGGGCCTTAGACCGTCCGTTGAGACAGacgaggagaaagaaaaagccCTCGGTAATCCGGAAAAAGAGGAACAACGCCGCAATGGAGAACCGAAAATGGAAGAGGAGGACGCGGAGGCCGACGAAGGGAAGCCCGCCGCAGTGCCCGAGAAGGCCGCTAGTGAGTCTGTGACAGACGGCAGTGCCGGAGCGGTCATCCGGGAGGAGACACCCGCTCCTGGTGAGCCGGAGCAAAAGCTCGAGTCCCGGCCAATGCTTGGAGGTGAACCCGCCAGCAATGACGaagtaaaagaaatgaaagaggaggcGGGGGAGGACAGCCGCTGCTCGGTTCTAGACTGCGAAAAGAGCAAAACGATCTGTGAGGATGGTGAGAAGCCCAGCGGCGGGGGCGGGCAGCTGGGCGACCTGAGGCGGCCGAGCGTGGAGATCTCATCCTCGGATGGGGAGCCGCTGAGTCGAATGGACTCGGAGGACAGGTCGGTCGGTCTGCTCTGCACCGGGGTTGAGTGTTAGCTGTTAGCGGCTCGGTTCGTTGCTCCAGCATCATTCTGTAATTATTTAAGTTCGTGCGGTGGAAAGGTAAAAGTAGTCAAAATGCACGatataaatgattttattatcaAAGCACCAAGAAAATATAATCAACCCCGACCCTCTCATTCATTTTAACATGTCATATTTCCATAGTAGCTAGTTGTCTGAGTTTCTCTGACCTTTCACCTTTCACACAAAATATCAACTTCATATAGAGATAAGAAATAAGTGAAATCTACACACAAATTAAACCCAACTTTAACTTTTGCAGTACCTAAATTAAACGAACTCAATGATTCGACCCAGTAACCAGTTTTCCTCACTGAAGCACACTTGGCAAACTACAAGACTTACTCCTCTGCTGACCCATGTATTCTGCTCCACCATGTTCACAtccatcctgaccagctgcaggGGGTTTAGTGCAGTGTTCTGTGAAGTGATGGTGCAAAGATAACTTTTCAGGCCTATGGATCAGTGgtatgtctggaggaggaagaatgaaacCCTACCATCAGAGGTGAATGGTGGTGGCTCAGGATGCTCCAGGTCAAGTTTGCTTCCTCAGTCATTGGAATCTTACTGCATTTAGAGAAGGGGAATTTTGTCAAGTAAAACAAAATCCAAGATCATCTGTGAGCGAGGTAAAGCTTGGAcctgattttaacattttaaaatcgcAGAAGTCCTAAAAAGAGTTAATTCCTGGTATCAGAAGCGATTTTGGAACATCCCAAAGTGTCCCATCTCACGCAGAAAATCTCAGTTGAGATTGCTGCAGGTCAATCAGGCAGAAGTGTTTGAGGTGCAGCGAGTGGTGTTGTAAGGTCTGCCCATTCAGGGATATACAGAGACAGAAGTCCACAAGTGGAATGAGTTGAGAGGGTTGATTCAACAAGGAAGTGGCCTTGTGGATTTAGGTGGAATTATGTTTTCAGGCTTTAAACTAATTCGGCAAATGGAACCAAATCATGTGGCATGCATGAAAAACGATCACAAAATCAATTCTTTGCACCTCAACATTAAAACATGGACtcacaataaatatttggtggTACATGTTGATTCATCAATGAGTAAATTACTGCAGATGAGCACTTAGGAGGTTTTGCATGCACAGCCCAAAATACTTACTCTGCATATAGTACCAGAAGCATGGACAACATCCAGCAAGATAATTATTTTGGCTGAACTGATGACCGTGGTATGCGTGGAAAATCAGTTACAGCTTGAAGGCTTTCACGCACACGGATTATTGTGGAGACTCATATCTGCACCTGTTGTTGGTGGCTCTGCTCAGCATATACAAGCTCTGAAGAGCTGTCTTCATCCTCCCCTCTGTTTAGCATCAGCAGCACCctgatggagatggagagcacggtGTCGAGTGGCCGCTCCACCCCCGCCATGATGAACGGACAGAGCAGTGCCGGCTCCTCCGGGGCCAAGACGGTGGCTTACCCCTGCTGCTGGGACCTGTGTCCACAGTGCTTCACCTGCAGCCCCGACCTGGCAGAGCACATCAGGGGCATTCATGTGGATGGGCAAAGAGGGGGGGTCAGTGGATTTGAAACTTTTCCTCTTCATTCAGGGCGTTGTGTCCGGTTGGTttaatgtaaacacacaaaggtTCATTGTGATGTTCTTACACAAATGGTTCACGTCGTCTCTTTGGGTGTTTCTCCTTTGAACTTTTTCCCTGCACTCTTCATTCTTTTTGTCAcacaggtgtttgtgtgtctgtggaagGGTTGTAAGGTATATAACACACCGTCCACCAGTCAGAGCTGGCTCCAGAGACACATGCTAACCCACAGTGGTGACAAGCCCTTCAAGGTGAGAACTGTACTTGCTGTCTTGTATCTGCAACACTTCATTTTTATGGCCATCCTGAGGGGTAGACGTCCCCTACCCCTTGTTTCCCTGGTGATGTGCCGCCCTACATGGAGTATGCAAAAAATGAAGGGGCAGGGCAAATGCCACAGCTAAGGGGGAAGGATTTGGATTTTGCCATAATACGTTTGTGTCATTACCCTTTTCCTTGTATCCCATGACATTACCTTTTAAATAAAGACTGTCAGTAGTTAATTTAAAGAAGTCTAAGT
This region of Antennarius striatus isolate MH-2024 chromosome 4, ASM4005453v1, whole genome shotgun sequence genomic DNA includes:
- the LOC137594439 gene encoding zinc finger protein aebp2-like isoform X1 encodes the protein MASVATEEISVPSVEGLRPSVETDEEKEKALGNPEKEEQRRNGEPKMEEEDAEADEGKPAAVPEKAASESVTDGSAGAVIREETPAPGEPEQKLESRPMLGGEPASNDEVKEMKEEAGEDSRCSVLDCEKSKTICEDGEKPSGGGGQLGDLRRPSVEISSSDGEPLSRMDSEDSISSTLMEMESTVSSGRSTPAMMNGQSSAGSSGAKTVAYPCCWDLCPQCFTCSPDLAEHIRGIHVDGQRGGVFVCLWKGCKVYNTPSTSQSWLQRHMLTHSGDKPFKCVVGGCNASFASQGGLARHVPSHFSQQSSSKMSSQAKLKEESPSKAGLNKRKKLKNKRRCSLPRPHDFFDAQTMDAIRHRAICLNLATHIESVGNGHSVVFHSTVLARRKEGTGKVKLLLHWTPEDILPDVWVNETERSQLKTKVVHLSQLPQDTAMLLDPNIYRALPQKRLKCSL
- the LOC137594439 gene encoding zinc finger protein aebp2-like isoform X2, translated to MASVATEEISVPSVEGLRPSVETDEEKEKALGNPEKEEQRRNGEPKMEEEDAEADEGKPAAVPEKAASESVTDGSAGAVIREETPAPGEPEQKLESRPMLGGEPASNDEVKEMKEEAGEDSRCSVLDCEKSKTICEDGEKPSGGGGQLGDLRRPSVEISSSDGEPLSRMDSEDSISSTLMEMESTVSSGRSTPAMMNGQSSAGSSGAKTVAYPCCWDLCPQCFTCSPDLAEHIRGIHVDGQRGGVFVCLWKGCKVYNTPSTSQSWLQRHMLTHSGDKPFKCVVGGCNASFASQGGLARHVPSHFSQQSSSKMSSQAKLKEESPSKAGLNKRKKLKNKRRCSLPRPHDFFDAQTMDAIRHRAICLNLATHIESVGNGHSVVFHSTVLARRKEGTGKVKLLLHWTPEDILPDVWVNETERSQLKTKVVHLSQLPQDTAMLLDPNIYSL